The following proteins are encoded in a genomic region of Trichoplusia ni isolate ovarian cell line Hi5 chromosome 18, tn1, whole genome shotgun sequence:
- the LOC113503143 gene encoding uncharacterized protein LOC113503143, with the protein MDCFSVESEFIESLDFLSPPVKRLQNSREAFGSAFYNEPSNVHLLRGLRNKFSRRSHNSPKSSRIINIKQSVDSSTSLILKKTSERKILEHYSVLSYTSLQHPPDDNVGKLAKPDAKQDSSEKPLIKVTVIPRTDHVQTAKLLRKRRYIPKRVSSTTSNQENSVQTKNVYLIVAGRRREKIYEIKTTGSTKFSTDHDSHVKDDELPIKELSNFKHLIESLNMDRKKKKTKKGHVNSDAPQQTSLEWKGYPKCENCFCAQTMPEEPDSQSPQKSRIKIFGQFGISEDDKYVLRYGASVNDKQVLSDVAQLTRDFSPIAPFGPFPKCTSSIDEDPSRQKESGTQADYDNDLIFEVATKDTIPSKESQGTQVNFNVQVATMTKEKTSRFSDKKIQCTCCAAQSSNKMDHKVLKDCQSPLVIISVYPKQCPDDSGMEESVLMPKELFCPSPPHMSTYTSSQIIKTDKSSKKTAPDSNKKHNRPSPRSRSPSPTKKPSRGKMPEDKIIENRLNKSHMNERKNAERQSPDRKALKAIKDKIHEKDKLKQDAGTRKPSKFNATSATQAGKNAQVAVSNATQVSNKNHIVASNATQVSARNRQNFTVSNATQVKSPPNIALVKHNNVQTVITPNKHPQMANMSNATQATRSTKRIVATNATQISKNEYFTSNNATQVSKNRPSSNSPRRFRNQETFTAPAKVYKNEQTSETRPLQERGTNTDHARTKKALVETYTKKLTEQMNQKDYFPARYDSSKITINIDGDKEYYDVLFNQDKQSTDLTVRKTLKDMSSQKGLEEEPSVSLENLLYMPSDEAKCIISGNKSPEKSLSIALYNNVSHNNGCKDQSSILIDRRSDDETPLTKHVSRFSIRDSLEISHRREDKSNHNSNNIKNTQTCFTAQLTETIPDETEFLAPIKHYTGDDCSICDPIERDKQIRELLGVEKSKFGSSKTLQKSQVTEINFEFQKLCPCFKHPKTKTFQNTSVQVHPNLVSTRNMKHDTYCSPSGNTKESKGSKQSKQSKASKQSKQSKVSRQSKGQQKSDDHDCCIADICPNYDLYDNDEGEDNVHVKYDYAIGNENKDITFDSQNQSSIYQQLILNRNIQVFLQVEQFSKQKPIVLSRKQYDKVKKTIQKTICKEKKSNHDKRKKICHKCVRSEVSVGAIRTKNEKKVQPSNKHTDQEAQTELPPCDHTSGRRETRKSLNKRKQSKRVSSEHSEDFSGDGPMDHHRKTIHNKHHHQKRGRSISRDSEAIALKSRDLNVKLLSNESSYTTTRSNYSRKSRTRHRTKSDDKHKHIAVDATGHKHLDHGTPAETQSSEEDCGCCTPIRCEELENEMLAKWKRELTPEHSPDHKRDHSPERHKDRKRLRDQNSEDIEVERRIEHYDDADKLCCHPAEIKTMVLYNADDAKADSVNCKQTGIDTPPRKTMSSVEVRYASVAYMKQVAYSSTDMGALSNSSLPHINSFQTIFRGHRKSPTPNLGTSAYSLYSDDGLPSENKSAKFLMEPRDSKPKKPFLRRLMSCLVMRSTRNSDLKLPTGPAPDLPSVNSSIDSYHISTSFGAVEVSSSIYDTSASFYSNHTILPVNSKIKRGFFSSVRGFLTNRKS; encoded by the exons ATGGACTGTTTCAGCGTCGAGTCTGAGTTTATCG aatcttTGGACTTTTTGAGTCCTCCAGTGAAAAGACTTCAGAACAGCCGAGAAGCTTTTGGTAGTGCGTTCTACAACGAACCGAGTAACGTTCACTTGTTGCGGGGACTTCGCAACAAATTCTCGAGACGATCACACAACTCCCCAAAATCCTCCagaattattaatatcaaacaGAGTGTGGACTCCTCCACGTCCTTGATACTTAAGAAAACTTCTGAAAGAAAG attctAGAACATTATTCAGTCCTTAGTTACACAAGCTTGCAGCACCCCCCAGACGACAACGTTGGTAAACTCGCTAAACCAGATGCTAAACAAGATTCATCCGAAAAGCCACTGATTAAGGTGACAGTGATACCGAGAACTGATCACGTACAGACAGCTAAGCTGTTGAGGAAACGGAGATATATCCCCAAGAGAGTTAGTAGTACTACGTCCAATCAGGAAAACTCTGTGCAAACGAAAAACGTCTACCTCATAGTAGCGGGGCGTAGAAGAGAGAAAATATACGAGATTAAAACAACTGGCAGCACAAAATTCTCCACAGATCACGACAGTCACGTGAAAGATGATGAGCTTCCCATAAAAGAGCTGTCAAACTTCAAACATCTGATCGAGTCGCTAAATATGGACaggaagaaaaagaaaacaaaaaagggtCATGTGAACTCTGACGCGCCACAGCAGACCTCCTTAGAATGGAAGGGCTACCCGAAGTGCGAGAACTGTTTCTGTGCACAGACGATGCCGGAAGAACCCGACTCCCAGTCGCCGCAAAAAAGCCGCATCAAAATATTCGGCCAGTTCGGGATCTCCGAAGACGATAAATATGTACTTAGATATGGAGCTAGTGTAAATGATAAACAAG TTTTATCAGACGTCGCTCAGCTGACTCGGGACTTTTCGCCCATTGCACCGTTTGGACCCTTTCCGAAATGCACTTCATCGATTGACGAAGACCCTtc gcGGCAAAAAGAGTCCGGTACACAAGCTGATTATGACAATGACCTAATATTTGAAGTAGCAACCAAGGACACAATACCTAG CAAGGAGTCTCAAGGGACTCAGGTTAATTTCAATGTGCAAGTAGCAACTATGACGAAAGAGAAAACTTCTCGATTTTCGGACAAGAAGATACAGTGCACTTGCTGCGCCGCCCAATCCTCCAATAAAATGGACCATAAAGTTCTTAAAGACTGTCAAAGTCCTCTAGTTATAATATCTGTTTACCCCAAACAATGTCCCGATGACTCGGGGATGGAAGAATCGGTTCTCATGCCAAAAGAATTATTTTGTCCATCCCCGCCACACATGAGTACGTACACTAGCAGCCAGATTATAAAGACGGATAAAAGTTCAaaaaaaactgctcccgattcaaacaaaaaacacaatagGCCTAGCCCTAGAAGCCGTTCGCCGTCTCCTACAAAAAAGCCATCGAGAGGCAAAATGCCAgaagataaaattattgaaaatagacTAAATAAATCACACATGAACGAAAGGAAAAACGCGGAGCGGCAAAGCCCAGACCGCAAAGCACTTAAAGCTATTAAAGACAAGATACATGAGAAAGACAAACTAAAACAAGATGCAGGCACTCGAAAACCATCGAAATTTAATGCAACTAGTGCTACACAAGCCGGCAAAAACGCACAAGTTGCCGTTTCAAATGCAACACAGGTATCTAATAAAAATCATATAGTAGCTTCTAATGCCACGCAGGTCTCTGCTAGAAATAGACAAAATTTTACTGTGTCAAATGCAACACAAGTTAAAAGTCCGCCAAATATTGCACTTGtgaaacataataatgttcaaaCCGTTATAACTCCGAATAAACATCCTCAAATGGCAAACATGTCTAACGCTACGCAGGCAACTAGGAGTACAAAACGTATAGTCGCAACAAATGCAACACAAATCtccaaaaatgaatactttactTCCAATAACGCAACTCAAGTCTCGAAAAATCGACCAAGCAGTAATTCACCACGTAGATTCAGAAATCAAGAAACGTTTACCGCGCCagcaaaagtttataaaaatgaacaaacaTCTGAAACTCGGCCATTACAAGAAAGGGGGACAAATACGGACCATGCCCGAACAAAGAAGGCTTTGGTAGAAACCTACACGAAGAAGTTAACAGAACAGATGAACCAGAAGGACTACTTTCCTGCTAGGTACGACAGCTCCAAGATCACAATCAACATAGACGGCGATAAGGAGTACTATGATGTGCTTTTTAACCAAGATAAACAGTCAACTGATTTGACtgtacggaaaacgttaaaggACATGAGCTCCCAAAAAGGTTTAGAAGAAGAGCCTTCGGTGTCGTTGGAAAACTTACTGTATATGCCCAGCGATGAAGCCAAATGTATAATTTCTGGAAACAAATCGCCGGAAAAATCCTTGTCTATAGCACTGTATAATAACGTAAGTCATAACAATGGATGTAAAGACCAGTCATCTATATTAATTGATCGA CGATCTGACGATGAAACACCATTAACCAAACATGTTTCAAGATTTTCCATACGAGATAGTCTAGAGATTTCCCACAG GCGTGAAGACAAAAGCAatcataatagtaataatatcaAGAACACACAAACCTGTTTTACTGCTCAATTAACTGAAACCATCCCAGATGAAACGGAATTCTTAG CCCCCATTAAACATTACACAGGCGATGATTGCTCCATCTGCGATCCCATAGAGAGAGATAAACAGATCAGGGAGCTATTGGGTGTCGAAAAAAGTAAATTTGGCTCTTCCAAAACACTACAG AAAAGCCAAGTGACGGAAATCAATTTTGAATTCCAAAAACTTTGTCCTTGCTTTAAACATCCCAAGACCAAAACCTTTCAGAATACATCCGTACAGGTTCATCCTAATTTAGTTTCAACTAGAAATATGAAACATGACACGTATTGCAGTCCATCCGGCAACACTAAAGAGTCAAAAGGGTCTAAACAGTCAAAACAGTCAAAAGCTTCAAAACAGTCGAAACAGTCAAAAGTGTCAAGGCAGTCAAAAGGTCAACAAAAAAGTGACGACCACGATTGTTGTATCGCCGATATCTGCCCCAATTATGACTTGTATGACAATGACGAGGGCGAAGATAATGTACATGTCAAATATGATTATGCAATaggtaatgaaaataaagatataacATTCGATAGTCAAAATCAATCTTCTATCTatcaacaattaatattaaatcggAACATTCAAGTTTTCCTTCAAGTAGAAcaattttcgaaacaaaaaccTATAGTGCTTTCACGTAAACAATatgataaagtaaaaaaaacgatccaaaaaactatttgtaaagaaaagaaaagtaatcACGATAAACGAAAGAAAATATGTCATAAATGCGTAAGAAGTGAGGTTTCCGTTGGAGCAATAAGGACAAAGAACGAGAAAAAGGTCCAGCCGTCAAACAAGCATACAGATCAAGAAGCACAAACAGAATTACCGCCCTGTGACCATACATCTGGTAGAAGAGAAACAAGGAAATCGctgaataaaagaaaacagaGCAAACGCGTATCTTCCGAACACAGTGAAGACTTTAGCGGAGATGGGCCCATGGACCACCATCGGAAAACTATACACAATAAACACCATCATCAGAAAAGAGGACGTTCCATATCCCGAGACAGCGAAGCTATAGCTCTTAAATCGCGTGATCTAAATGTTAAACTTCTTAGTAATGAATCCAGTTATACGACAACACGCAGTAATTACAGTAGAAAAAGTAGAACACGACACAGGACCAAATCTGACGACAAACATAAACACATAGCTGTGGATGCAACTGGTCATAAACATTTGGATCATGGTACACCTGCGGAGACCCAGTCAAGTGAAGAAGATTGTGGGTGTTGCACTCCTATTCGATGCGAAGAATTGGAAAATGAAATGTTAGCCAAGTGGAAAAGAGAACTTACTCCAGAACATAGCCCGGATCATAAAAGGGATCACAGCCCAGAACGTCATAAAGACAGAAAAAGATTAAGAGATCAGAACAGCGAAGATATAGAAGTGGAACGGAGAATAGAGCACTACGACGATGCAGATAAATTATGTTGTCATCCAGCTGAAATCAAAACCATGGTTTTATATAACGCTGATGATGCGAAAGCAGACTCCGTTAACTGCAAACAGACTGGCATTGACACACCGCCGAGAAAAACGATGTCGTCAGTCGAAGTTCGATATGCAAGTGTTGCTTACATGAAACAGGTAGCCTATTCATCAACAGATATGGGAGCTTTATCTAACTCGAGCCTGCCACATATAAATTcgtttcaaacaatttttagaG gtCACAGAAAATCACCTACACCTAATCTCGGCACTTCGGCTTACTCTTTGTATTCAGATGATGGATTGCCCTCCGAGAATAAATCAGCAAAGTTTTTAATGGAGCCGCGGGATTCCAAACCAAAAAAGCCGTTCTTGAGACGTCTGATGTCCTGTTTAGTTATGAGGTCGACGAGAAATTCAGATTTGAAGTTACCCACCGGTCCAGCTCCGGACCTGCCTAGTGTCAACAGTTCCATAGATTCATATCACATTAGTACTTCATTTGGT gCTGTTGAAGTAAGTTCGTCGATCTACGACACGTCAGCATCGTTTTACAGCAATCACACAATTCTCCCCGTAAACAGCAAAATCAAAAGAGGGTTTTTCAGCTCAGTCAGAGGTTTCCTTACAAACCGTAAGAGCTGA
- the LOC113503183 gene encoding uncharacterized protein LOC113503183, protein MALTTSLKLPESVRTAMIIPTSPETYFNTQWKAKAAQLGAYDMLYHPPDYNPKAARSDRQEPKIIRQNIWDQEYHKGIPSTTHFVHGRPKWVTPDRPTKEHVRVVVKNENPHMRLYHVLEWAALVIDGKPSLCD, encoded by the exons ATGGCATTAACGACGTCGTTAAAGTTACCTGAGAGCGTCCGCACGGCGATGATCATCCCGACGTCTCCGGAAACGTACTTCAACACGCAGTGGAAAGCGAAAGCAGCTCAACTCGGTGCCTATGATATGCTATACCATCCCCCTGACTACAACCCGAAAGCTGCCCGATCTGATCGCCAGGAACCTAAAATAATCCGCCAAAATATATGGGACCAA GAGTATCACAAAGGCATACCGTCGACGACACACTTCGTTCACGGACGACCAAAGTGGGTCACCCCTGATCGTCCCACGAAGGAACACGTGAGGGTTGTGG TTAAAAACGAGAATCCTCACATGCGTCTCTACCACGTGTTGGAATGGGCGGCTTTAGTTATCGACGGCAAGCCATCACTCTGCGATTAA
- the LOC113502817 gene encoding glucose dehydrogenase [FAD, quinone]-like, producing the protein MILSAQDCGCSIVEEGPTVINSPVCSGTYLFMVLLQSYLWGRCDISTPCKRIESVKKTDDKYDFVVVGAGSAGSIVASRLSENGTFKVLLLEAGGPEPIAARVPGFYRGFWGNEEVDWKVRAELGDFCLDQGEQGCSWPLGKVLGGTSVLNGMMYHRGHRADYDDWVAHGAEGWSWDELQPYMDMIENNKQIGTVVDGKYHSDAGVMPIQQYNYQPPQLQDLLDAANETGFPIIKDINDPNTPEGFAIAQAFNDNGQRYTTARAYLVPKSERPNLSVKLNAHVTKVLFKCKRAVGVEYVDEKGKKRKVKANKEVILTAGALKSPQILMLSGVGPKETLDKFDIPVVADLPVGKSFKNHCGATLYFLLTKANNTQTLDWNALTAYLLNREGPMASTGLTQLTGFLYSSFADKERNQPDLQFFFNGLYAECSKTGIVGEPAGDCPSSGYNVSANAVHLLPRSVGYMTLNSTDPFDQALYYPNFFDHPDDMEAIKEGFQYLRKIFNSQILQDKYEVKLDPAYTKECDDVAEAWSDKWSECMIRLHTDPQNHQLGTNAIGLVVDPSLRVYNVTNLRVCDAGAMPSPPTGNPQGAIMVVAEKCADLIRQKWTK; encoded by the exons ATGATTCTGTCAGCCCAG GACTGTGGTTGTTCTATAGTAGAAGAAGGTCCAACTGTAATCAACTCGCCAGTATGCAGCGGCACATACCTGTTCATGGTGCTCCTACAGAGCTACTTATGGGGCCGATGTGATATCTCCACGCCTTGCAAGAGGATTGAGTCCGTTAAGAAAACTGATGATAAATATGACTTCGTTGTCGTTGGAGCTGGATCTGCAGGGTCAATTGTAGCTTCGAGACTTAGTGAGAATGGAACGTTTAAA GTGCTATTGCTAGAAGCAGGTGGACCAGAACCGATTGCCGCCAGAGTTCCTGGGTTCTACAGAGGATTCTGGGGCAATGAGGAAGTGGACTGGAAAGTGCGCGCGGAGCTCGGTGATTTCTGTCTCGATCAAGGGGAACAAGGATGCAGCTGGCCACTTGGAAAAGTATTGG gagGAACTAGCGTCCTGAACGGCATGATGTACCACCGAGGACACCGCGCCGACTACGACGACTGGGTAGCCCACGGCGCTGAGGGCTGGTCCTGGGACGAGCTACAACCATACATGGACATGATTGAGAACAACAAGCAAATTGGAACCGTGGTCGATGGAAAATACCACTCGGATGCTGGAGTTATGCCTATACAACAg TACAACTACCAGCCACCGCAGCTGCAGGACCTACTGGACGCCGCTAACGAAACCGGCTTCCCTATCATCAAAGACATCAATGACCCCAACACTCCCGAAGGTTTCGCCATCGCACAAGCATTTAACGA caaCGGCCAGCGTTACACCACAGCCCGTGCCTACCTCGTCCCGAAGTCAGAGCGCCCGAACTTGAGTGTCAAGCTCAACGCACACGTCACCAAAGTGCTGTTCAAGTGCAAGAGGGCTGTTGGAGTCGAGTACGTCGATGAGAAGGGGAAGAAGAGGAAAGTTAAGGCTAACAAAGAG GTAATTTTAACCGCTGGAGCCTTGAAGAGTCCTCAAATCTTAATGCTCTCCGGAGTCGGCCCGAAAGAAACTCTGGACAAGTTCGACATCCCCGTGGTAGCTGACCTGCCCGTCGGAAAGAGCTTCAAGAACCATTGTGGAGCCACTTTATACTTCTTGTTGACTAAAGCGAACAACACTCAAACCCTGGACTGGAATGCGTTGACCGCCTACCTGTTGAACAGGGAAGGACCTATGGCTTCCACTGGTTTGACTCAG CTCACCGGATTCCTGTACTCGAGCTTTGCCGACAAAGAGCGAAACCAACCCGATCTGCAATTCTTCTTCAATGGCCTCTATGCTGAATGCTCCAAGACCGGTATTGTAGGAGAACCCGCAGGAGATTGCCCTTCATCTGGCTACAACGTTTC tgCAAATGCTGTCCACTTGTTGCCTCGCAGCGTCGGTTACATGACCCTTAACTCCACGGATCCCTTCGACCAGGCTCTGTACTATCCTAACTTCTTCGACCATCCTGATGACATGGAGGCCATCAAAGAAGGCTTCCAatacttaaggaaaatatttaacagCCAG ATCCTCCAAGACAAATACGAGGTGAAACTGGACCCTGCTTACACTAAGGAGTGCGACGACGTGGCCGAGGCCTGGTCTGACAAGTGGAGCGAGTGCATGATCCGCCTGCACACCGACCCACAGAACCACCAGCTCGGAACCAACGCTATTGGACTCGTCGTCGATCCCTCACTCAGAGTCTACAACGTTACCA ACTTGCGAGTATGTGACGCGGGAGCCATGCCCTCACCGCCAACAGGCAACCCTCAAGGTGCCATCATGGTTGTCGCCGAGAAGTGCGCAGACCTCATCAGACAAAAATGGACCAAATAA
- the LOC113502818 gene encoding myosin regulatory light chain sqh, protein MSSRKTAGRRGTNKKRAQRATSNVFAMFDQAQIAEFKEAFNMIDQNRDGFVDKDDLHDMLASLGKNPTEDYLEGMMNEAPGPINFTMFLTLFGERLQGTDPEDVIKNAFGCFDEENQGVINEERLRELLTTMGDRFTDDDVDEMLREAPIRDGLFDYVEFTRILKHGAKDKDEQ, encoded by the exons ATGTCGTCCCGTAAGACAGCTGGCCGCCGCGGCACCAACAAGAAGCGTGCTCAGCGAGCAACTTCCAATGTCTTTGCCATGTTTGATCAGGCTCAGATTGCTGAGTTCAAGGAGGCATTTAACATGATTGACCAGAACCGCGATGGTTTTGTGGACAAAGATGACCTTCATGATATGTTGGCTTCCTTGG GCAAGAACCCAACTGAGGATTACTTGGAAGGCATGATGAACGAAGCTCCAGGGCCTATCAACTTCACCATGTTCCTGACACTGTTCGGTGAGCGGCTCCAAGGAACTGACCCTGAGGATGTCATTAAGAATGCATTTGG ATGCTTCGACGAGGAAAACCAGGGCGTGATAAACGAGGAGCGTCTCCGCGAGCTCCTCACCACCATGGGCGACAGGTTCACAGACGATGACGTAGACGAGATGCTCCGCGAGGCTCCCATCCGCGACGGACTCTTCGATTACGTCGAGTTTACCCGCATACTGAAGCACGGAGCCAAGGACAAGGACGAACAGTAG
- the LOC113502813 gene encoding dnaJ homolog subfamily C member 30-like: MLGQSNSRLITSLLRSLSTSPRSCANHYDVLGITPKATQNDIKSAYYKLSKIYHPDKSSDEAAAKKFRDITEAYEVLGNVKLKKMYDKGLLGGLGTRSKVEYQPEPEPTDPTLKFYKSRIHRSSVPTMDGKKPIYDFDTWSKSHYGDLFERAKYERDFLRKKREKQVDKEHTNKQETFLYIMFAIGGLFIFLVAHGTTDYDLDRTSQTRDRNKKQEVNVD, encoded by the exons ATGCTCGGCCAAAGCAATTCGAGGTTGATAACTAGCTTATTAAGATCTCTAAGCACGTCACCTCGTTCTTGCGCCAACCATTATGACGTCCTTGGAATAACTCCTAAAGCCACACAAAATGATATCAAATCGGCTTATTATAAATTATCCAAAATCTACCATCCAGACAAGTCAAGC GATGAAGCGGCAGCAAAGAAATTTAGAGATATTACTGAGGCCTATGAAGTATTGGGGAatgtaaaattgaaaaagatgTATGATAAAG GATTGTTAGGAGGGTTAGGGACTAGATCAAAAGTGGAATATCAGCCAGAACCCGAGCCAACAGACCCGACACTAAAATTCTACAAGTCAAGAATTCACCGATCTTCTGTCCCAACCATGGATGGCAAAAAACCCATATATGACTTTGATACATG GTCAAAGAGTCACTATGGTGATTTGTTTGAAAGAGCTAAATATgaaagagatttcttaagaaagAAACGTGAGAAACAAGTAGATAAAGAGCATACAAACAAGCAAGAAACATTTCTTTACATAATGTTTGCTATAGGAGGCCTGTTTATCTTTCTGGTAGCTCATGGGACAACAGACTACGACTTAGATAGAACATCACAAACGAGAGATCGGAACAAGAAACAAGAAGTCAATGTTGATTGA